The genomic region CTACTACATAAGTCTCGAATTATTTCATTTCGACTCATGAGGATATGGATATTACATAATATATACTTCACATagaattattcttcttctttttcactttGGCCAAACATTAACACATTGAAGAAGATGAGTTTCTTGCACTGATCCAAAGTAAGCAAAAACCCTGCAAGTGCAGCCATTATTTCAAAGTGTTAGGCAGCCGCTTTATACCCATGTAACATGGACACATGCTGCCTTGGACTATATTTCCTTAATCAGTAATGGTACTTGCACAGGACAGAAGGCCCATGAAATTCAATTAGACACCCTGATAACAAAGGGCCAAAAGCCGACAAACGTTGAGCATTATCAAACAAATTCATAGGGATGAGGTACCACCGTTTTTTATTCTAAACTGCAGTGAGGTGCTTAAAGTGACAGCAGAGTCAATAAGGCAGCTGCGCAAAATTTTGTTCAACAATCAATTTAAGGACATATGGAAAGTTCAATGCGTGGTTTGTCTATGATAACAAGCTTAGGGATGCAATAATAGAATTGCAGGACAATATCTTAGTCCCAGCATATGGAATTTTCGCTAGGAGAAGTTTATCCTAAGAATGACACCAGAAATGCTTATATTGCTAATATCAGTTATTCAACATTGAAAATTTAAGGTCTACTCAAGGACTAGTTCCATATAAGGGATGAAAATGTAGACCAAAGAAAAAGGTGAAGGCTACTGACACTTTATTAGATTGCAATGCAAATTCCAATAAGAAGAATGATACAATGATTCGTACTCTTTCAAACTCACACTCCAACTCATAGACAAAACAAGGAGAAAATACAAGGTTTCACAGTATTTCAGTATATTTCTTAGCTTGGCTATACAATTTGTGTGCTTTTGCAACGAGTTGGTGTATGAGTTTGAAACAGTATGAGTCATTGTATTGTTTCTCTTTCTGAAGTTTACTAGGATTCATGAGATGCTTCCTAAAATGCAAGTGTTTGGAAGAATGTCTATAAAACAGACAATCGTTATTCAAATATTAACCCAAATGTCACTCTTTCGTTTGCCAAATCACATACTTCTTAACAATGAAGCAATATCACTCTACTTAATATTAGAATTCACCCTAAAGTACTTAACTAGAGGCTTTTTTTTCCCCAAAGTATCCTAAACCAGCAGCTCAAGAACTAATTTGTCACAAATCTGAACTCCATTTAAGGATTGCTGCGCTAACCAATGGGTTGCTCCATTCAAGACGAGATTCAAACTCCCGACATAAACCGGCGAGTGAGCTGACTAATCAACCAATCCAAGTTAGTTACTTAATTAGAGGCATTTAAAATGCTACCATTACAAAATTCTAAAATTTACTATCCATATTCCATCCTCCACCGTGATTGTTTAGAAAGACAAACCTGTTTAGGGCACAAAGCTGAATCTCCATATTCACCGCGGCTACAACTCTGAAGAAACTGCAAAGCAACCTTTCCACCCATGGAGTGACCAATCACAACCTCAGGCCAACGCCATCCCTCAGCCTTCACCAAATCGGCCAAATCCTTAGCCGCATTTTCCATATCGTGTGGCGGATCCAGTTTCCTCTCCGCCGATTTTCCGTGATTCCGCATATCCACCATCACTGTCCTCCAATCtgcatacaaaaataaaaaaggttaaATCGATGGATTGACAAGCTTCGAGATCCGAaaagtgagagagaaagagagattgAGATTACTGGAGGAAAGAGAGGAATTGGAGAGAGAGGCGAGGAGGTTGCGAGAAAAGGATCTCCAGTTTCTTGAGGATCCGAGGAAGCCATGGATGAAGAAGGCGGTTGAAGTGTAAGGTTTTTCAGGATGAGCTCGCAGCTCTTCGTAGGCTATGGTTTCTAGCCacctggtggtggtggtggtggtggcgccGCCGCGTTGACCGGCGAGAGTGGCTGAGTTGTGGAAGCGAGTTAGGAGGAGACGGCAGCTGCTGCGTCTGAGTGAGATGGCTGCGGCCATTTTNNNNNNNNNNTTTTtcgattttctttttttttttaattattttttatttttttatttttttttaaattagttcaaTCTGTTGGGCCAATAGAACAAGAGAATGGAAAACGGTTATTCAGTTCAGTACTTCAGTTCAGATTAGGGAAGCACAAGTGGAGAAGTAGAAGTGTAGAACTAAGCATATTACTATATTTTATGATTTGCAATATCCACAAAAATGTTATTAAGCTTTGTAACTTTATATTAATCTTAGTGAAAATTCACTTatagttatttttatatgaaattaatattttaaaataattaaataatttaaaaaatttaaataaattattatttaataatttttaactattaattttatatgtAAACAATTATATATAAGTCTTTATCATTACTTCTtatggattttatatgatttattttAA from Arachis ipaensis cultivar K30076 chromosome B02, Araip1.1, whole genome shotgun sequence harbors:
- the LOC107623489 gene encoding LOW QUALITY PROTEIN: protein ABHD11 (The sequence of the model RefSeq protein was modified relative to this genomic sequence to represent the inferred CDS: substituted 1 base at 1 genomic stop codon); its protein translation is MAAAISLRRSSCRLLLTRFHNSATLAGQRGGATTTTTTRWLETIAYEELRAHPEKPYTSTAFFIHGFLGSSRNWRSFSRNLLASLSNSSLSSNWRTVMVDMRNHGKSAERKLDPPHDMENAAKDLADLVKAEGWRWPEVVIGHSMGGKVALQFLQSCSRGEYGDSALCPKQLWVLDSVPGEVNPLNSNEEVRDVLRTLQSLPSRIPSRKWLVNHLLGLGYSKALSDWIGTNLKKVDDHETWVFDLQNAQQMFDSYWXLXENPPKGTEIIIVRAEKSDRWDEDAVERIQKLANREATESLGKVSFSLLPNSGHWVHVDNPKGLLEILAPKISSL